Proteins encoded by one window of Leptolyngbya sp. FACHB-261:
- a CDS encoding M1 family metallopeptidase: protein MSRKQRLGWENLYLDEAKTKSFELPGARPHYNPDRPGQVEHIALDLTLDLEQQRVAGLCQIRLNPVRDGLTDLTLDAVSLQIEQVEVAGTAQPFDYDGEFLKVRLQEPTRAGAAITLEIAYHIDHPQRGIYFIAPTEHYPNKPVQVWTQGEDEDSRFWFPCFDYPGQLATSEIKVKVPKDFLVISNGELQGVEEVNGSKTYHWYQPQVHPTYLMTLAVGKFAELRDEWHSIPVTYYVEKGREEDARRTMGKTPRMIEFFSEQYGYAYPYPKYAQVCVDDFIFGGMENTSTTLLTDRCLLDERAAIDNRNAESLVAHELCHQWFGDLVVIKHWSHAWIKEGMASYSEIMWTDHEYGPQEAAYYRLNEARNYFSEDSGRYRRPIVTHVYREAIELYDRHLYEKGACVYHMLRAELGEDLFWKAIQTFVRDHAHKTVETVDLLRAIDKSTGRNLAFLFDQYVFRGGHPEYKVAYAWDGDSHLAKVTITQSQTELFDLKLPIAFAFDDGKQFQTFTVRVHEKEQSFYFPLASKPQFVSFDQGNHFLKKVTLEYGLAELKAQLQFSPDPLDRIYAAEALARKGNLEAVKALEQALLEDAFWGVRLEVAEALGSIKLDQATESLAKGLQDSEARVRRAVILALSGDKAAESYQLIQPFLEQGDPSYLVEAAAATSLGTIAASSISGVDLQQTVQLLKTTLETKAGWNEVVRTGATAGLAKLKESDEALDLLLQYTALGTPQALRLAAIRSLGTFGSAQTKVRQGRVIERLRQLGGETFFLTQVSTVVALGQLDTPEAISILSGLVESTPDGRVRRMAEEAVQRVQQKVGTDGSLKQLREELDQLKKDNQDLKSRLESIEAKSSQTSTSA from the coding sequence ATGAGTCGAAAGCAGCGGCTTGGCTGGGAAAATCTCTACCTGGACGAGGCTAAAACCAAGTCCTTCGAACTACCTGGTGCCCGTCCTCACTACAATCCCGACCGGCCTGGACAAGTTGAACATATTGCCCTAGACCTCACCCTGGATTTGGAGCAGCAGCGGGTTGCAGGTCTTTGTCAAATCCGGCTAAACCCGGTGCGCGATGGTTTGACTGACTTAACGCTCGATGCGGTGAGTTTGCAGATCGAGCAGGTTGAGGTGGCAGGAACTGCCCAACCCTTTGATTACGACGGGGAATTTCTCAAGGTGCGGCTACAAGAGCCAACCCGAGCTGGAGCCGCAATCACCCTGGAGATTGCCTACCACATTGATCATCCCCAGCGCGGCATCTACTTTATTGCGCCAACCGAGCATTATCCCAACAAGCCAGTTCAGGTTTGGACGCAGGGTGAAGATGAAGATTCGCGCTTCTGGTTTCCCTGCTTCGACTACCCCGGCCAGCTGGCCACCTCAGAAATTAAAGTCAAAGTTCCCAAAGATTTTTTAGTCATTTCTAATGGCGAATTGCAGGGGGTTGAAGAGGTTAATGGGTCCAAAACTTACCACTGGTATCAGCCCCAGGTTCACCCAACCTATTTGATGACCTTGGCAGTGGGTAAGTTCGCTGAGCTTCGGGATGAATGGCACTCGATTCCCGTGACCTATTACGTTGAGAAAGGTCGCGAAGAAGATGCCCGCCGCACGATGGGCAAAACGCCTCGCATGATCGAATTCTTCAGTGAGCAATACGGTTACGCCTATCCCTACCCGAAGTACGCGCAAGTCTGCGTCGATGACTTTATCTTCGGTGGCATGGAGAACACGTCAACCACCCTCCTGACCGACCGCTGTCTGCTGGATGAGCGGGCGGCAATAGACAACCGCAATGCAGAGAGCTTGGTGGCCCATGAGCTGTGCCATCAATGGTTTGGCGACTTGGTGGTGATTAAGCACTGGTCCCATGCCTGGATTAAAGAGGGCATGGCCTCCTATTCAGAAATCATGTGGACAGACCACGAGTATGGCCCTCAAGAAGCGGCTTATTACCGCTTAAATGAAGCTCGCAATTATTTCAGCGAAGATAGTGGCCGCTACCGTCGCCCGATTGTCACCCACGTTTATCGGGAGGCCATTGAGCTTTATGACCGGCACCTGTATGAAAAGGGAGCCTGCGTTTATCACATGCTCCGCGCCGAATTGGGTGAGGATTTATTCTGGAAGGCAATTCAAACCTTCGTGCGCGACCATGCTCACAAAACAGTCGAAACGGTTGATTTGCTCAGGGCAATTGATAAGTCTACTGGACGCAATTTAGCCTTTCTATTTGATCAATACGTTTTCCGAGGTGGCCATCCCGAATACAAAGTTGCTTATGCCTGGGACGGCGATAGTCACTTGGCCAAAGTGACGATCACCCAAAGTCAAACTGAGCTGTTCGATCTAAAATTGCCCATTGCTTTCGCCTTTGACGATGGCAAGCAATTTCAAACTTTCACGGTGCGAGTCCATGAGAAAGAACAGAGTTTCTATTTTCCTCTGGCCAGCAAGCCCCAATTCGTCAGTTTTGACCAAGGCAATCACTTTCTCAAGAAAGTCACTCTGGAATACGGTTTGGCTGAGTTAAAAGCCCAACTGCAATTCAGCCCTGACCCCCTAGATCGCATTTATGCCGCTGAAGCTCTAGCGCGTAAAGGCAATCTAGAGGCGGTGAAAGCGTTGGAACAAGCGCTGTTGGAAGATGCCTTCTGGGGGGTGCGGCTAGAAGTAGCTGAGGCTCTGGGCTCGATCAAGCTGGATCAGGCGACTGAGTCGTTGGCAAAGGGTCTACAAGACTCAGAAGCTCGGGTGCGTCGAGCTGTGATTCTGGCGCTGAGCGGAGATAAGGCTGCGGAGAGTTATCAGCTCATTCAGCCCTTCCTAGAGCAAGGCGACCCGAGCTACCTAGTTGAAGCCGCTGCCGCCACCTCCCTGGGCACCATTGCCGCCAGCAGCATCAGCGGAGTTGATCTACAGCAGACGGTTCAGTTATTGAAAACGACCCTGGAGACCAAAGCGGGTTGGAACGAAGTAGTTCGCACTGGCGCGACTGCTGGGTTGGCCAAGCTCAAGGAATCAGACGAAGCGCTAGATTTGCTGCTGCAATATACAGCTCTTGGCACCCCCCAGGCTTTACGGCTGGCAGCGATTCGCTCACTGGGCACCTTTGGCTCAGCCCAAACCAAAGTCCGTCAGGGCAGAGTGATCGAGCGGCTGCGGCAACTGGGAGGTGAAACTTTCTTCTTGACTCAAGTCTCCACTGTGGTGGCTCTAGGGCAATTAGATACGCCAGAGGCGATTAGCATTCTGAGCGGGCTAGTTGAGTCAACCCCAGATGGACGAGTCCGGCGTATGGCCGAAGAAGCTGTGCAGAGAGTTCAGCAGAAGGTGGGAACCGATGGTTCACTAAAGCAGTTGCGCGAAGAACTCGACCAGCTTAAGAAAGATAACCAAGACCTTAAGAGCCGCTTGGAATCTATTGAGGCAAAGTCGTCACAGACTTCTACCTCCGCCTAG
- a CDS encoding DUF1499 domain-containing protein: MFAGTRPTYIGVREGKLAACPDSPNCVCSQASAQDKEHSIAPFPYTSSPEQAMAAVKAAVQSVPRAKVVTERKNYLYAEFTSALLGFVDDVEFYVDETEKVIHVRSASRLGKSDLGVNRTRVEAIRAKLKDLATSP; this comes from the coding sequence ATGTTTGCAGGAACGCGTCCTACCTATATTGGAGTTCGAGAGGGCAAGCTAGCCGCCTGTCCCGATTCGCCCAACTGTGTTTGTAGCCAAGCCTCAGCTCAGGACAAAGAGCACAGCATTGCCCCTTTCCCCTATACCTCTAGCCCAGAGCAGGCAATGGCTGCGGTGAAGGCAGCGGTTCAAAGTGTACCAAGAGCCAAAGTCGTCACTGAGCGCAAAAATTACTTGTACGCAGAGTTCACCAGTGCGCTTCTGGGCTTTGTGGATGACGTGGAATTCTACGTGGATGAGACCGAAAAAGTAATCCACGTCCGCTCGGCCTCACGCCTGGGAAAATCTGACCTGGGTGTAAATCGTACTCGTGTAGAAGCGATTCGAGCCAAGCTGAAGGACCTGGCGACCAGTCCCTAA
- a CDS encoding DUF4142 domain-containing protein: protein MVKLTNIATALVTTGALLALSLPAEAQTSGTSRPSGATTQPGQTNQQPHGSMGGSTGGSMTQPSSTTPQSGRTNRPTAQGLNATDLQFMYLAADGGMAEVQFAQQALRRSSSNEVKQYAQRMIQEHTQANNQLMQIAARKGVTLPRSLSPANQAVLRRLSNLSGAAFDREYMSVAGVASHGVQAALFQGEVQQGQDQDVVAFATRLLPNVQGHLEMARTMANTTVGVNR from the coding sequence ATGGTTAAGTTAACGAACATTGCTACCGCCCTGGTTACGACTGGTGCATTGCTGGCTCTAAGCCTGCCTGCTGAGGCTCAAACCAGTGGTACCAGCCGACCCAGTGGAGCTACAACCCAACCCGGTCAAACCAACCAGCAGCCTCATGGCTCAATGGGTGGCTCAACGGGTGGCTCAATGACCCAGCCCAGCAGCACCACGCCGCAATCTGGCCGGACCAACCGCCCCACTGCTCAAGGTCTGAATGCTACAGACTTGCAGTTCATGTATTTAGCTGCTGATGGGGGTATGGCCGAGGTTCAGTTTGCGCAACAGGCTCTGCGTCGCTCCTCTAGCAATGAGGTTAAGCAGTACGCCCAACGCATGATCCAAGAGCACACGCAGGCCAACAACCAACTGATGCAGATCGCTGCTCGCAAGGGTGTTACGCTGCCCCGCAGCTTAAGCCCGGCAAATCAAGCCGTACTGCGACGGCTGTCTAACCTCTCTGGCGCCGCTTTTGACCGGGAGTATATGAGCGTGGCTGGGGTTGCTAGCCACGGCGTGCAGGCTGCCCTGTTCCAGGGTGAAGTTCAGCAGGGTCAAGACCAGGATGTCGTTGCCTTTGCTACCAGACTTCTGCCCAACGTGCAGGGCCATCTGGAAATGGCACGTACGATGGCCAACACCACCGTTGGCGTCAACCGCTAG
- a CDS encoding cupin domain-containing protein codes for MTDTTVIKISSSHSPHGQAGQKYLASGKSLAMRLWENEQPNEAKPPTQRDYETVGYVIAGRAELHSEGQVVLLEAGDSWVVPKGSSHTYKILEPFTAVEATSPPAQVHARDEA; via the coding sequence ATGACTGACACAACTGTTATCAAAATTAGCTCTTCCCATTCACCTCACGGTCAAGCAGGACAAAAGTATTTGGCTTCAGGTAAGAGCCTGGCAATGCGACTTTGGGAGAACGAGCAACCCAATGAAGCTAAACCACCGACTCAGCGGGATTACGAAACAGTTGGCTATGTCATTGCAGGGCGAGCAGAACTGCATTCAGAAGGTCAAGTAGTGCTGTTAGAAGCAGGAGATTCTTGGGTCGTTCCCAAAGGCTCCAGTCACACTTACAAAATTCTGGAGCCCTTCACCGCTGTAGAAGCCACTTCTCCTCCAGCTCAAGTTCACGCTCGCGATGAAGCCTGA
- a CDS encoding DUF2243 domain-containing protein, with the protein MTTTASPPTAQPASAKPLVAPGFFLGLGLAGFFDGIVLHQILQWHHMLTDAGYSAETVSGLEINTLADGFFHLGSAVLTAVGVGLLWRVGRQVQAAGSGRVFGGALLLGAGTFNLVEGLIDHYILQIHHVKSGPHEAAWDLGFLIVAGLLMAIGWGLMQSGLKLSASGTAGREPV; encoded by the coding sequence ATGACTACGACCGCAAGCCCACCAACCGCCCAACCGGCCTCTGCCAAGCCCTTAGTTGCGCCCGGCTTCTTTTTGGGCCTGGGGCTGGCCGGTTTTTTCGATGGCATTGTGTTGCACCAAATTCTGCAATGGCACCACATGCTCACCGATGCAGGTTACTCAGCTGAGACAGTCTCTGGCCTGGAGATCAACACCCTGGCCGATGGCTTTTTTCACCTGGGCTCTGCGGTGCTGACAGCAGTTGGCGTAGGTCTGCTGTGGCGAGTCGGTCGTCAGGTCCAGGCAGCAGGGTCAGGGCGCGTGTTTGGCGGGGCGCTGCTCCTAGGTGCAGGCACCTTCAACCTAGTCGAAGGCTTGATTGACCATTACATCCTGCAAATTCACCATGTGAAATCTGGTCCCCATGAAGCGGCGTGGGACTTGGGATTTCTGATCGTGGCTGGACTATTAATGGCAATTGGCTGGGGACTTATGCAATCGGGCTTAAAGCTGAGCGCCAGTGGAACAGCAGGCCGGGAACCGGTTTGA
- a CDS encoding response regulator transcription factor yields MAQAHNKILVVDDEVATRTLVYRYLTKQGYQVESAGDGVNAMATFAQFRPNLVILDLNLPDTSGYRLCQEMQAQHPVFVLMLTSRSDEIDRIQGFSQGADDYITKPFSLVELDRRVKMILASASVQESGRKN; encoded by the coding sequence ATGGCCCAAGCTCATAACAAAATCCTCGTTGTCGATGATGAAGTCGCAACCCGGACCCTCGTCTACCGATATCTGACGAAGCAAGGTTACCAAGTTGAGTCGGCTGGCGATGGCGTTAATGCCATGGCTACGTTTGCACAGTTCAGACCTAACTTAGTCATCCTGGACCTAAATTTACCTGACACCAGCGGCTACCGTTTGTGTCAGGAGATGCAAGCGCAGCATCCGGTGTTCGTGCTGATGCTGACGAGCCGTAGTGATGAGATTGACCGGATTCAGGGCTTTTCCCAAGGCGCGGACGACTACATCACCAAGCCCTTCAGCTTGGTTGAGCTTGACCGCCGCGTGAAGATGATTCTGGCGAGTGCCAGCGTTCAGGAGAGCGGTCGGAAGAACTAG
- a CDS encoding CTP synthase, producing the protein MTKFIFVTGGVVSSIGKGIVAASLGRLLKSRDYSVSILKLDPYINVDPGTMSPFQHGEVFVTDDGAETDLDLGHYERFTDTAMSKLNSVTTGSIYQAVLNKERRGDYMGGTVQVIPHITNEIKERIHRVAQNMNPDVVLVEIGGTVGDIESLPFLEAIRQFRKDVGRGNVLYMHVTLVPWIPSAGEMKTKPTQHSVKELRSIGIQPDILVCRCDRPLQLGLKEKIAEFCDVPVECVVTCQDARSIYEVPLILEREGLAQQALELLALEKRPPNLDAWETLVDRLQHPVRQVDLAIVGKYVRLNDAYLSVTEALTHASVALGCKIRLHWVNSEDIEKHGAERYLQNMQGIVVPGGFGARGVDGKIGAVAYAREHKLPFLGLCLGMQCSVIEWGRHIAGLQEADSSEFSPNTSNPVINLLPEQQDVVDLGGTMRLGLYPCRIVAGTLAEQLYKESVVYERHRHRYEFNNAYRNLFLESGYVISGTSPDNRLVEIIELPTQPGPGRPFSHPYFIATQFHPEFHSRPNTPHPLFVGLVKAALDHSGPAVLPAAMVSSGVGVE; encoded by the coding sequence ATGACTAAATTTATCTTCGTGACCGGTGGTGTGGTGTCCAGCATCGGCAAGGGGATCGTAGCAGCAAGTTTAGGCCGCTTGCTCAAATCAAGAGACTACTCTGTGTCCATCCTCAAGTTGGACCCCTATATTAACGTGGACCCTGGCACCATGAGCCCTTTCCAGCATGGAGAGGTGTTCGTCACCGATGATGGCGCGGAGACTGACCTGGACCTGGGGCACTATGAGCGGTTCACGGATACCGCCATGTCCAAACTTAATAGTGTGACCACGGGCTCAATCTACCAGGCGGTGCTCAACAAAGAACGTCGCGGTGATTACATGGGTGGCACGGTGCAGGTAATCCCCCACATTACCAACGAGATTAAAGAGCGGATCCATCGGGTTGCTCAGAACATGAACCCCGATGTGGTGCTGGTAGAAATTGGCGGCACGGTTGGCGATATCGAGTCGTTGCCCTTCCTAGAGGCTATTCGGCAGTTCCGCAAAGATGTAGGTCGCGGCAACGTGCTCTACATGCACGTGACCTTGGTGCCGTGGATTCCCTCGGCCGGGGAGATGAAGACTAAGCCGACGCAGCACTCCGTGAAGGAACTGCGCTCGATTGGCATCCAACCCGATATCTTGGTCTGCCGTTGCGACCGTCCGTTGCAACTGGGCCTCAAAGAGAAAATCGCTGAGTTCTGCGATGTGCCGGTTGAGTGCGTCGTGACCTGCCAGGATGCCCGCTCGATCTACGAGGTGCCGTTGATTCTGGAGCGAGAAGGTTTAGCGCAACAGGCGTTAGAGCTATTAGCTCTGGAGAAACGGCCACCCAATCTAGATGCTTGGGAAACTCTGGTAGACCGCTTGCAGCACCCGGTGCGTCAGGTGGATCTAGCCATTGTCGGCAAGTACGTCCGTCTCAACGATGCTTATCTCTCAGTGACCGAAGCCTTGACCCATGCTTCCGTGGCCTTGGGTTGTAAGATTCGCCTGCACTGGGTGAACTCGGAAGATATCGAAAAGCACGGAGCCGAGCGCTATCTGCAAAATATGCAGGGAATTGTCGTGCCGGGTGGCTTCGGCGCGCGCGGCGTGGATGGCAAGATTGGCGCTGTCGCCTATGCTCGTGAACACAAGCTTCCCTTCCTGGGGTTGTGTCTGGGCATGCAGTGCTCAGTGATCGAGTGGGGAAGGCACATTGCGGGCTTGCAGGAGGCGGATAGCTCAGAATTCTCGCCCAACACCTCTAATCCAGTGATCAACTTGTTGCCAGAGCAACAGGATGTTGTTGATCTGGGTGGGACGATGCGACTTGGGCTCTACCCTTGTCGGATTGTGGCGGGAACGCTGGCCGAGCAACTCTATAAAGAGTCAGTCGTTTACGAACGGCACCGCCACCGCTATGAGTTCAACAATGCCTACCGCAATCTGTTCTTGGAGTCGGGCTACGTGATTAGTGGCACTTCCCCAGATAACCGATTGGTGGAAATTATTGAGCTTCCAACTCAACCGGGTCCAGGGCGACCATTCAGCCATCCCTATTTCATTGCCACTCAGTTCCATCCTGAGTTCCACTCGCGTCCCAACACGCCCCATCCTCTCTTTGTGGGTTTGGTGAAGGCAGCGCTAGACCACAGTGGTCCGGCTGTTTTACCGGCGGCGATGGTCTCTTCTGGCGTTGGAGTTGAGTAG
- a CDS encoding Uma2 family endonuclease — protein MSQAQTEALAPIPAAISTPISTEEWLPATWQDYLAILAAPTYQNAKTYYYNDRLRIEMAPVGYDHSSDNNVISFAISLFASLKGIPLNGLINCSFRKPEIHECQPDLAYYLGESAQAIPRGTGIVDLGRYTPPQLAIEIANTSLSEDLGQKRLMYEEMGVSEYWVVDVQKAQVIALAVENQGSKRITQSQVLPGLAIALLEEALRRSRQIDQAQVGAWLLTQLQQ, from the coding sequence ATGAGTCAAGCGCAGACAGAAGCACTAGCCCCAATACCAGCGGCAATCTCAACACCAATCTCAACCGAGGAATGGCTCCCAGCTACCTGGCAAGATTACTTAGCAATTCTGGCTGCCCCAACTTACCAGAACGCTAAGACCTACTACTACAACGACCGTTTGAGAATTGAAATGGCCCCAGTTGGCTACGATCATTCCTCTGATAACAATGTCATTTCCTTTGCGATTAGCTTGTTCGCTAGTCTCAAAGGCATCCCTCTAAACGGGCTCATTAACTGTAGCTTTCGTAAGCCAGAGATTCACGAGTGTCAGCCGGATTTAGCCTACTACCTTGGTGAGTCTGCTCAGGCAATTCCTAGAGGCACTGGCATTGTCGATTTGGGTCGCTATACCCCACCTCAATTAGCGATTGAAATTGCTAATACTTCGCTGTCTGAAGATTTAGGCCAGAAGCGATTAATGTATGAAGAAATGGGAGTTTCTGAGTACTGGGTAGTTGATGTGCAAAAGGCTCAGGTTATTGCCCTTGCTGTTGAAAATCAGGGTAGCAAACGTATCACCCAGTCTCAGGTTTTGCCAGGTTTAGCAATTGCGTTATTGGAAGAAGCGCTGCGCCGTAGTCGCCAAATAGATCAGGCACAAGTAGGGGCTTGGTTGCTCACACAATTGCAGCAGTGA
- the msrA gene encoding peptide-methionine (S)-S-oxide reductase MsrA yields the protein MVLFGFGKKQGLPTAEEALPGRAQPMPVPERHFVNGNPLKPPFPEGLEQVVFGLGCFWGAERKFWQQPGVYTTAVGYAAGVTPNPTYKEVCSGMTGHNEVVLVVFDPKVISYETLLKLFWESHNPTQGMRQGNDSGTQYRSGIYTYSDEQKKLAEASKAAYEQALKAKGYGPITTEILDAPEFYYAEDYHQQYLAKNPGGYCGLGGTNVCYPAETESAVN from the coding sequence ATGGTGTTATTTGGATTTGGCAAGAAGCAAGGCCTGCCTACGGCTGAAGAGGCCTTACCTGGACGCGCACAACCCATGCCAGTGCCGGAACGTCATTTTGTTAACGGCAACCCCTTGAAGCCCCCCTTCCCAGAAGGTCTGGAGCAAGTAGTCTTTGGCCTGGGCTGCTTCTGGGGTGCAGAGCGTAAATTCTGGCAGCAACCTGGAGTTTACACCACCGCTGTTGGCTATGCCGCTGGCGTTACACCCAACCCCACCTATAAAGAAGTCTGCTCGGGCATGACCGGCCACAACGAAGTGGTGCTGGTAGTTTTTGACCCGAAAGTGATTAGCTACGAAACCCTACTAAAGCTGTTTTGGGAGAGCCACAACCCCACCCAAGGCATGCGCCAAGGCAATGACTCGGGCACCCAATATCGCTCAGGCATCTACACTTATTCAGACGAGCAAAAGAAACTCGCTGAGGCATCCAAAGCTGCTTACGAGCAAGCACTCAAAGCTAAAGGCTACGGGCCAATTACCACTGAAATTCTGGATGCACCAGAGTTCTATTACGCCGAAGATTACCACCAACAATACCTGGCCAAAAATCCCGGTGGCTATTGTGGCTTAGGCGGCACCAATGTCTGTTATCCCGCTGAAACCGAATCAGCCGTCAACTAA
- a CDS encoding carboxypeptidase M32: protein MQTLDKADSKLLDLKVRLTEVNDLESAASLLNWDQATYMPPGGATARGRQLATLKQLAHEKFTDLAIGQLLEDLRPMEASLPYDSQAASLIRITRRDYERAVRVPAAFMAKLSSHQTATYEAWAKARANSDFAAVRPHLETTLELSRELANFFPGYEHIADPLIDFSDYGMSAASTRALFAELRGRLVPIVQAITAEPVADDACLHQIFPEAEQLAFSLATIERLGYDFQRGRQDKTLHPFMTNFSIGDVRITTRVQENFLGETIFSTVHETGHALYEQGISPEFEGTPLAGGVSSGVHESQSRLWENMVGRSRSFWSFFYPRLQAVFPQQLGQVSLDTFYRAINKVAKSLIRTDADEVTYNLHVMIRFDLELDLLEGRLAVRDLPEAWNERYRSDLGLLPQRDSEGVLQDVHWYGGQIGGMFQGYTLGNLMSAQFFEAALKAQPEVPEQIAQGQFGPLHDWLKTKIYQHGRKYTAPQLIEQVTGSPLSIEPYLRYIQRKYGELYAL, encoded by the coding sequence ATGCAGACTCTCGACAAAGCCGATTCTAAGCTGCTCGATCTGAAAGTCCGTCTTACCGAAGTTAATGACCTGGAGTCTGCTGCATCACTGTTGAACTGGGACCAGGCAACCTATATGCCTCCCGGTGGGGCAACTGCCAGAGGTCGCCAACTAGCGACGCTGAAGCAATTGGCTCACGAGAAGTTTACGGACCTGGCTATCGGTCAGCTGCTCGAAGACCTGCGCCCAATGGAAGCGAGCCTGCCTTACGATTCGCAGGCGGCGAGTTTGATTCGCATTACTCGGCGCGATTATGAGCGAGCGGTGCGGGTGCCTGCGGCCTTTATGGCGAAACTGTCTAGCCATCAAACTGCAACTTATGAAGCCTGGGCTAAAGCGCGGGCCAATAGTGATTTTGCGGCGGTGCGGCCCCACCTGGAAACTACGCTGGAACTGAGTCGGGAGCTGGCTAATTTCTTTCCTGGCTACGAGCACATTGCCGATCCGCTGATTGATTTTTCGGACTACGGCATGAGTGCGGCCTCGACGCGGGCTCTGTTTGCGGAGTTGCGCGGTCGGTTGGTGCCGATTGTGCAGGCGATCACGGCTGAGCCGGTTGCGGATGATGCTTGTTTGCATCAGATTTTCCCGGAAGCTGAGCAGTTGGCCTTTAGTTTGGCGACGATTGAGCGGCTGGGTTACGACTTTCAGCGGGGGCGGCAGGACAAGACGCTGCACCCGTTTATGACCAATTTCTCGATTGGGGATGTGCGGATCACCACGCGGGTTCAGGAGAATTTCCTAGGCGAGACTATTTTTAGTACGGTGCACGAAACTGGACACGCGCTTTATGAGCAGGGCATTTCGCCGGAGTTTGAGGGGACGCCGCTAGCGGGTGGGGTGTCGTCTGGGGTGCATGAGAGTCAGTCGCGGTTGTGGGAAAACATGGTGGGCCGCAGTCGCAGTTTCTGGAGCTTTTTCTATCCGCGGTTGCAGGCGGTTTTTCCGCAGCAGTTGGGTCAGGTTTCGCTGGATACGTTTTATCGAGCCATTAATAAGGTGGCTAAGTCGCTGATTCGCACGGATGCGGATGAGGTGACTTACAACTTGCATGTGATGATTCGCTTCGATTTGGAGCTGGATCTGCTGGAGGGTCGTCTGGCGGTGCGCGATTTGCCTGAGGCTTGGAATGAGCGCTATCGCAGCGATTTGGGCTTGCTGCCGCAGAGGGACAGCGAGGGTGTGTTGCAGGATGTGCACTGGTATGGCGGTCAGATTGGCGGTATGTTCCAGGGCTACACGCTGGGCAATCTGATGAGTGCGCAGTTTTTTGAGGCGGCGCTGAAGGCTCAGCCGGAGGTTCCGGAGCAGATCGCCCAGGGACAGTTTGGCCCGTTGCATGATTGGCTGAAAACGAAGATCTATCAGCATGGTCGCAAGTACACGGCACCGCAATTGATTGAGCAGGTGACGGGTAGCCCGTTGAGCATTGAGCCCTATTTGCGCTATATCCAACGCAAGTACGGTGAGCTTTACGCGCTGTAA